A single region of the Enterobacter cloacae complex sp. R_G8 genome encodes:
- a CDS encoding DUF2534 family protein, with protein MIRAKLKTPEGRKFLLALLVVFMIAAACVGRATIVGVIEQYNIPLSAWTTSMYVLQSAMIFVYSLVFTVLLAIPLGIFFLGGRDKH; from the coding sequence ATGATTCGTGCAAAGCTCAAAACACCTGAAGGCCGTAAGTTCCTCCTGGCGTTGCTGGTTGTGTTTATGATTGCGGCCGCGTGCGTGGGGCGGGCAACCATTGTCGGCGTCATCGAACAGTACAATATTCCGCTCTCCGCGTGGACGACCAGCATGTATGTCCTGCAGTCGGCGATGATCTTCGTTTACAGCCTGGTGTTCACCGTCCTGCTTGCTATTCCGCTGGGTATTTTCTTCCTCGGCGGGCGTGACAAGCACTAA
- the mqo gene encoding malate dehydrogenase (quinone) translates to MKKMTAMLFSLAVGLNTVSMAANADTPKEQETDVLLIGGGIMSATLGTYLQELQPDWSMTMVERLDGVAQESSNGWNNAGTGHSALMELNYTPQKKDGSISIEKAVEINEAFQISRQFWSHQVNSGVMHDPHSFINTVPHMSFVWGEQNVNFLRARYAALQQSTLFRGMKYSEDHAQIKEWAPLVMEGRDPNQKVAATRTEIGTDVNYGEITRQLVASLKKKENFNLQLSTEVRGFKRNADNSWSVTVADLKNNEAEHVIKAKFVFIGAGGAALKLLQESGIPEADDYAGFPVGGQFLVSENPEVVNRHLAKVYGQASVGAPPMSVPHIDTRMLDGKRVVLFGPFATFSTKFLKNGSLWDLLSATTTSNVKPMMDVGLDNFDLVKYLISQVMLSDEERFEALKEYYPQAKKEDWRLWQAGQRVQIIKRDPKEGGVLRLGTEVVSDKDGTIAALLGASPGASTAAPIMLHLMEKVFKDKVATPEWQAKLKTIIPSYGTKLNGNVDATEQELEYTSRVLQLQYVKPQAADAAPKAELKPQAENKPVADIAL, encoded by the coding sequence ATGAAAAAAATGACTGCCATGCTCTTTTCTCTGGCCGTGGGGCTGAACACCGTCTCTATGGCGGCGAACGCTGACACACCAAAAGAGCAGGAAACGGACGTCCTTTTAATTGGTGGCGGTATCATGAGCGCCACGCTGGGAACCTATCTGCAAGAGCTCCAGCCGGACTGGTCGATGACCATGGTCGAGCGCCTGGATGGCGTCGCGCAGGAGAGTTCAAACGGCTGGAACAACGCCGGTACCGGACATTCGGCACTCATGGAACTGAACTATACGCCGCAGAAAAAGGACGGTTCCATTAGTATCGAGAAGGCGGTAGAGATCAACGAAGCATTCCAGATTTCTCGCCAGTTCTGGTCTCACCAGGTGAACAGCGGCGTGATGCACGATCCGCACTCGTTCATCAACACCGTGCCGCACATGAGCTTTGTGTGGGGGGAGCAGAATGTGAACTTCCTGCGCGCGCGCTACGCGGCGCTGCAGCAGAGCACGCTGTTCCGCGGCATGAAGTATTCTGAAGACCACGCGCAGATCAAAGAGTGGGCACCGCTGGTGATGGAAGGGCGTGACCCGAACCAGAAAGTGGCAGCGACCCGCACCGAGATTGGTACCGACGTCAACTATGGCGAAATCACCCGTCAGCTGGTGGCCTCTCTGAAGAAAAAAGAGAACTTTAACCTTCAGCTCAGCACCGAAGTGCGTGGCTTTAAGCGCAACGCTGACAACAGCTGGAGCGTGACCGTTGCCGATCTGAAAAACAACGAAGCCGAGCACGTCATCAAGGCGAAGTTTGTCTTTATTGGTGCGGGCGGCGCGGCGCTGAAACTGCTGCAGGAGTCCGGTATCCCTGAAGCTGACGACTACGCGGGCTTCCCGGTAGGCGGCCAGTTCCTGGTATCGGAAAACCCGGAAGTGGTGAACCGTCATCTGGCAAAAGTATACGGCCAGGCCTCCGTCGGTGCGCCACCGATGTCCGTTCCACACATCGATACCCGTATGCTTGATGGTAAACGTGTGGTGCTGTTCGGGCCGTTTGCAACCTTCTCCACCAAATTCCTGAAAAACGGCTCGTTGTGGGATCTGCTCAGCGCAACCACGACCTCTAACGTTAAGCCAATGATGGATGTCGGTCTGGATAACTTCGACCTGGTGAAATACTTGATTAGCCAGGTGATGCTCTCTGATGAAGAACGCTTCGAGGCACTGAAAGAGTACTATCCGCAGGCCAAAAAAGAAGACTGGCGTTTGTGGCAGGCGGGTCAGCGCGTACAGATCATCAAGCGTGATCCGAAAGAGGGCGGTGTGCTGCGTCTGGGTACCGAAGTGGTAAGCGATAAAGACGGCACCATTGCCGCGCTGCTGGGGGCGTCACCAGGGGCCTCTACCGCTGCGCCAATCATGCTGCACCTGATGGAAAAAGTGTTCAAAGATAAAGTTGCCACGCCGGAATGGCAGGCCAAACTGAAAACCATCATTCCATCCTACGGTACTAAGCTGAACGGTAACGTGGACGCGACGGAGCAGGAGCTGGAATACACGAGCCGTGTACTGCAACTGCAATACGTTAAACCGCAGGCCGCTGATGCCGCACCAAAAGCAGAGCTGAAGCCGCAGGCAGAAAACAAACCGGTTGCGGATATCGCGCTGTAA
- the yejK gene encoding nucleoid-associated protein YejK, with protein sequence MSLEINQIALHQLIKRDEQTLEVVLRDSLLEPTATVVEMMAELHRVYSAKNKAYGLFSDESELADSLRLQRQGEEDFLAFSRAATGRLRDELAKYPFADGGIVLFCHYRYLAVEYLLVTVLNNLSSMRVNEQLDISSTHYLDINHADIVARIDLTEWETNPESTRYLTFLKGRVGRKVADFFMDFLGASEGLNAKAQNKGLLQAVDDFTAEAQLDKSERQNVRQQVYSYCNEQLQAGEEIELESLSKELAGVSEVSFQEFTAEKGYELEESFPADRSTLRQLTKFAGSGGGLTINFDAMLLGERIFWDPATDTLTIKGTPPNLRDQLQRRTTGGK encoded by the coding sequence ATGAGTCTGGAAATCAACCAGATTGCCTTGCACCAGCTTATCAAGCGTGATGAGCAAACCCTTGAAGTGGTGCTGCGCGATTCGTTACTGGAACCCACGGCGACCGTTGTGGAAATGATGGCGGAGTTGCACCGCGTCTACAGTGCAAAAAATAAAGCCTATGGTCTGTTCAGCGACGAGAGTGAACTGGCGGATAGCCTGCGTCTTCAGCGTCAGGGCGAAGAAGATTTCCTGGCGTTTAGCCGCGCCGCAACCGGGCGTCTGCGCGACGAGCTGGCGAAATACCCGTTTGCCGACGGCGGGATCGTTCTGTTCTGCCACTATCGCTACCTGGCGGTCGAGTATCTGCTGGTCACCGTGCTGAACAATTTAAGCAGTATGCGCGTGAACGAGCAGCTGGATATCAGCTCCACCCATTATCTGGATATCAACCATGCGGATATCGTTGCGCGTATTGATTTGACCGAGTGGGAAACCAATCCGGAGTCGACCCGCTACCTGACTTTCCTGAAAGGGCGTGTGGGGCGTAAAGTGGCCGATTTCTTTATGGACTTCCTCGGCGCCAGCGAAGGTCTCAACGCCAAAGCGCAGAACAAAGGGCTGCTGCAGGCGGTGGACGACTTCACGGCAGAAGCCCAGCTCGATAAATCTGAGCGCCAGAACGTGCGTCAGCAGGTTTACAGCTACTGCAACGAACAGCTGCAGGCGGGGGAAGAGATTGAGCTGGAGTCGCTGTCAAAAGAGCTGGCCGGCGTCAGTGAAGTCAGTTTCCAGGAATTTACTGCTGAGAAAGGGTATGAGCTGGAAGAGAGCTTCCCGGCGGATCGCAGTACGCTGCGCCAGTTAACCAAATTTGCCGGAAGCGGCGGCGGGTTAACCATCAACTTTGATGCCATGCTGCTGGGGGAACGTATCTTCTGGGATCCGGCCACCGATACGCTGACCATCAAAGGTACGCCACCCAACCTGCGCGATCAACTGCAGCGTCGCACCACTGGCGGTAAATAA
- the eco gene encoding serine protease inhibitor ecotin, with translation MTVKNAPKFALALLAAACVSTSAFATDNQKPQPLEKVAPYPQAEKGMKRQVIQLPAQQDEANFKVELLIGQTLEVDCNQHRLGGQLESKTLEGWGYDYFIFDKVTSPVSTMMACSDGKKEKKFVTAYLGDNSLLRYNSKLPIVVYTPENVEVKYRVWKADENIGQAVVR, from the coding sequence ATGACAGTGAAAAACGCACCTAAATTTGCCCTTGCCCTGCTCGCCGCCGCGTGCGTGAGCACCAGCGCCTTCGCTACTGACAACCAGAAACCACAGCCTCTGGAAAAAGTCGCCCCTTATCCGCAAGCGGAAAAAGGAATGAAGCGTCAGGTGATCCAGCTTCCCGCTCAGCAGGACGAAGCGAATTTCAAAGTGGAACTGTTGATCGGCCAGACGCTGGAAGTGGATTGCAACCAGCACCGTCTGGGCGGCCAGCTGGAAAGTAAAACGCTGGAAGGCTGGGGTTACGACTACTTTATCTTTGATAAAGTGACGTCGCCGGTCTCCACCATGATGGCCTGCTCGGATGGCAAGAAAGAGAAGAAATTCGTGACCGCGTATCTGGGTGATAACAGCCTGTTACGCTACAACAGCAAGCTGCCAATCGTGGTGTATACGCCGGAAAACGTGGAAGTGAAATATCGCGTGTGGAAGGCGGATGAAAACATCGGACAAGCGGTAGTTCGTTAA
- a CDS encoding SulP family inorganic anion transporter — translation MLHFVIARTEARPNLRIVMSLPPAFSSREDHVSTVVRSPHLLLRETLAGVITALALIPEVISFSVVAGVDPKVSLMASVVLCLTLSVLGGRRAMVTAAAGSVALVIGPMVHQHGVQYILPAVLMAGIIQILFGVLGMARLMRFIPQSVMTGFVNALGLLIFFAQVPHFWSRSPLIVGLFVLTLLIVLWVPRYIKSVPSPLIAIVLLTLFTVTTGQVLPTVGDEGSMSSGLPGLTQLLVPLNMETLSIIWPCALSIAFVGLLESLLTAKLVDELTATSSSKRRESIGLGAGNILAGLYGGIAGCAMIGQTIVNVEMGKGRSRVSTFAAGMVLLVLVTALSEIMAKIPMAVLAGVMAIVAIKTFNWHSLQPATLKSAPIAETVVMLITVAATVSTGNLAIGVMGGIIVMALLPARLKRRLKEEKSLQAQEK, via the coding sequence ATGCTGCACTTTGTGATCGCGCGCACGGAAGCCCGCCCCAACCTGCGAATTGTTATGTCATTACCTCCTGCTTTTTCCTCCCGTGAAGACCATGTTTCCACGGTCGTGCGCTCCCCCCACCTGTTGCTACGTGAAACCCTGGCGGGCGTCATTACCGCCCTGGCCCTCATTCCTGAGGTGATCTCTTTTTCCGTGGTCGCGGGCGTTGACCCGAAGGTAAGCCTGATGGCCTCCGTCGTGCTGTGTCTGACCCTTTCAGTGCTCGGTGGTCGTCGCGCGATGGTGACAGCGGCAGCGGGTTCCGTCGCGCTGGTCATTGGCCCGATGGTGCATCAGCACGGCGTGCAGTACATCCTGCCGGCCGTCCTGATGGCGGGGATAATTCAGATCCTGTTCGGCGTGCTCGGGATGGCGCGCCTGATGCGCTTTATTCCCCAGTCGGTGATGACCGGCTTCGTAAATGCGCTGGGATTGTTAATTTTCTTCGCGCAGGTTCCCCATTTCTGGAGCCGCAGCCCGCTGATTGTGGGCCTGTTCGTGCTGACGCTGCTGATTGTGCTGTGGGTGCCACGCTATATCAAAAGCGTCCCGTCACCGCTTATCGCGATTGTACTGCTCACCCTGTTCACCGTGACCACCGGACAGGTTCTCCCGACGGTGGGGGATGAAGGCTCTATGAGCAGTGGTTTGCCAGGGCTGACACAGCTGCTCGTTCCGCTGAACATGGAAACGCTCAGCATCATCTGGCCATGCGCGCTCAGCATCGCCTTTGTCGGCCTGCTGGAATCTCTGCTGACGGCAAAACTGGTGGATGAACTGACCGCGACATCCTCCAGCAAACGCCGTGAAAGCATCGGTCTCGGCGCAGGGAATATTCTGGCCGGGTTGTACGGCGGTATCGCGGGCTGTGCCATGATCGGGCAGACCATCGTCAACGTGGAGATGGGCAAAGGTCGCAGTCGCGTCTCAACTTTTGCAGCGGGCATGGTGCTGCTGGTGCTGGTCACCGCCCTCAGTGAGATAATGGCAAAAATCCCTATGGCCGTACTGGCCGGGGTCATGGCGATTGTTGCCATCAAAACGTTTAACTGGCATAGCCTTCAGCCTGCCACGTTAAAAAGCGCGCCCATTGCCGAAACGGTCGTGATGCTGATTACCGTTGCAGCAACGGTTTCAACCGGTAACCTGGCCATTGGCGTGATGGGCGGGATTATTGTGATGGCACTGCTTCCCGCCCGGCTCAAGCGTCGGCTTAAAGAAGAAAAATCGTTGCAAGCCCAAGAAAAATAA
- a CDS encoding YejL family protein produces MPQHSRYSDEHVEQLLSELVNVLEKHKTPTDLSLMVLGNMVTNLINTSVAPAQRQAIAKSFAQALQSSVSDDQAH; encoded by the coding sequence ATGCCACAACATTCCCGCTACAGTGATGAACACGTTGAACAATTGCTCAGTGAGCTGGTCAACGTACTGGAAAAACATAAAACACCGACCGATCTCTCCCTGATGGTTTTGGGAAATATGGTCACCAACCTTATCAATACCAGCGTTGCTCCGGCTCAGCGTCAGGCGATCGCAAAATCTTTCGCCCAGGCGTTACAGTCTTCCGTTAGCGACGACCAGGCCCATTAA
- a CDS encoding MFS transporter — protein MQSRFATLSRIPKGVWVVGGVSMLMDISSEIIHSLLPLFMVTTLGASVIFIGLIEGLAEATALFIKVFSGAISDYLGKRKGLAVLGYGLGALSKPLFAIATSSGMILGARLIDRVGKGIRGAPRDALVADVTPHELRGAAFGLRQSMDTIGAFLGPLLAVGLMLLWNNDFRTIFWIAVIPGVLAVALLFFGLHEPTTPVGQKRTNPVKKENLRRLGKGCWWVIGLGAVFTLARFSEAFLVLRAQQSGVPLALIPLVMVAMNLLYFLSAYPFGKLSDVMSHTRLLQWGLMVLIGADVVLALSTHWAGIIFGVALWGLHMGMTQGLLAAMIAKTAPADLRGTAYGIFSLVSGVGLLIASVGAGAIWDTFGAEYTFYAGGVICLLALVYLRKTPDELQ, from the coding sequence ATGCAATCCCGGTTTGCCACGCTAAGCCGGATCCCGAAAGGCGTCTGGGTGGTCGGTGGAGTCAGCATGTTGATGGACATCTCTTCGGAGATCATTCACAGCTTGCTGCCGTTGTTTATGGTGACCACGCTGGGGGCCAGCGTGATTTTTATCGGCCTGATCGAGGGACTGGCTGAAGCGACAGCGTTATTTATTAAGGTGTTTTCCGGGGCAATCAGTGACTATCTTGGCAAGCGTAAAGGGCTTGCGGTGTTGGGCTATGGGCTGGGGGCGCTGAGTAAACCCCTGTTCGCTATCGCCACGTCTTCCGGCATGATTCTGGGCGCACGGCTCATCGATCGGGTCGGGAAGGGGATCCGCGGTGCGCCGCGTGATGCGCTGGTTGCTGACGTTACGCCGCACGAGCTTCGCGGCGCGGCGTTTGGTCTGCGGCAGTCAATGGATACTATCGGCGCATTTCTCGGTCCGTTGCTGGCCGTTGGCCTGATGCTGCTGTGGAATAATGATTTCCGCACCATTTTCTGGATCGCGGTGATCCCCGGCGTGCTTGCCGTGGCATTGCTGTTTTTCGGTCTGCATGAACCGACAACGCCAGTCGGGCAAAAACGTACAAATCCCGTCAAAAAAGAGAATCTCAGGCGTCTGGGGAAAGGCTGCTGGTGGGTGATTGGGCTGGGGGCCGTCTTTACGCTTGCGCGCTTCAGTGAGGCATTTCTTGTTCTTCGTGCGCAGCAGTCCGGGGTGCCGCTGGCGCTGATACCGCTGGTGATGGTGGCCATGAACCTGCTTTATTTCCTCTCTGCTTATCCGTTTGGCAAGCTTTCTGACGTCATGAGCCATACCAGACTACTGCAGTGGGGGCTGATGGTGCTGATAGGGGCTGATGTTGTGCTTGCACTGAGCACTCACTGGGCTGGCATTATATTCGGTGTCGCGCTTTGGGGCCTGCATATGGGGATGACGCAGGGGTTACTGGCGGCCATGATAGCTAAAACCGCACCGGCTGATTTGCGTGGTACCGCCTACGGTATTTTTAGTCTGGTCAGTGGTGTTGGGCTGTTGATTGCCAGCGTGGGGGCGGGCGCTATCTGGGACACGTTTGGCGCGGAATATACATTTTATGCGGGGGGCGTGATTTGCCTGCTGGCGCTGGTTTATCTGCGTAAAACGCCGGATGAACTGCAATAA
- the rplY gene encoding 50S ribosomal protein L25, producing the protein MFTIEAEVRNVQGKGASRRLRTANKFPAIVYGGEAAPVSIELDHDKVWNLQTKAEFYSEVLTIVVGGKEEKVKVQAVQRHAFKPKLTHIDFVRA; encoded by the coding sequence ATGTTCACTATCGAAGCAGAAGTACGTAACGTGCAGGGTAAGGGTGCGAGCCGCCGCCTGCGTACCGCTAACAAGTTCCCGGCTATCGTTTACGGTGGCGAAGCTGCTCCAGTTTCTATCGAACTGGATCACGACAAAGTGTGGAACCTGCAGACCAAAGCTGAATTCTACAGCGAAGTTCTGACCATCGTTGTTGGCGGTAAAGAAGAAAAAGTGAAAGTTCAGGCTGTTCAGCGTCACGCGTTCAAGCCAAAACTGACTCACATCGACTTCGTTCGCGCGTAA
- the yejM gene encoding LPS biosynthesis-modulating metalloenzyme YejM produces MVTNRQRYREKVSQMVSWGHWFALFNILLATVIGCRYLFVADWPTTLTGRIYSWISVVGHFSFLVFATYLLILFPLTFIVMSQRLMRFLSAILATAGMTLLLIDSEVFTRFHLHLNPIVWELVINPDQNETARDWQLMFISVPVILLIEMLFATWSWQKLRSLTRRRHYAKPVAAIFFVSFISSHIMYIWADANFYRPITMQRANLPLSYPMTARRFLEKHGLLDAQEYQRRLIEQGNPEAVSVQYPLSELRYRDMGRGQNVLLITVDGLNYSRYEKQMPALADFASKNVTFTQHMSSGNTADTGIFGLFYGISAAYMDGVLSARIPAALITGLNQQGYQLGLFSSDGFNSPLYRQALLSDFSLPAAESQSDEQTASQWINWLQRYAQEDNRWFSWVAFNGTTLDDSNQKGFARRYSRAAGNVDDQISRVLDALRESGKLENTVVIVTAAHGVPLGDEEKNMSWSRPNLHVPLVIHWPGTPAQRINMLTEHKDVMTTLMQRLLHVSTPANEYSQGQDLFSATRRHNWVTAAGNDTLAVTTPMLTLVLNSNGNYQTYNLQGERLKDQKPQLSLLLQVLTDEKRFIAN; encoded by the coding sequence ATGGTGACGAATCGTCAGCGCTACCGTGAAAAAGTCTCCCAGATGGTCAGCTGGGGGCACTGGTTTGCCCTGTTCAACATTCTGCTGGCGACGGTCATCGGCTGTCGTTATCTGTTTGTCGCAGACTGGCCGACAACGCTAACCGGGCGTATTTACTCCTGGATAAGCGTTGTAGGGCACTTTAGCTTTTTGGTTTTCGCCACCTATCTGCTGATCCTCTTCCCGCTGACGTTTATCGTCATGTCGCAGCGTCTGATGCGATTTTTATCCGCCATCCTTGCAACGGCAGGGATGACGCTGCTGCTTATCGACAGTGAAGTGTTCACCCGCTTCCACCTGCATCTCAATCCCATTGTCTGGGAGCTGGTGATTAACCCCGATCAGAACGAAACGGCCCGTGACTGGCAGCTGATGTTCATCAGCGTCCCGGTGATCCTTCTGATAGAGATGCTGTTTGCCACGTGGAGCTGGCAAAAACTGCGCAGCCTGACCCGGCGACGCCATTACGCGAAACCGGTGGCCGCGATCTTTTTCGTCTCCTTTATCAGTTCGCACATTATGTATATCTGGGCGGATGCGAACTTCTATCGCCCAATCACCATGCAGCGCGCAAACCTGCCGCTCTCTTACCCGATGACGGCGCGTCGGTTCCTTGAAAAACACGGTCTGCTGGACGCGCAGGAGTACCAGCGTCGTCTGATTGAACAAGGTAATCCGGAAGCGGTCAGCGTGCAGTATCCGCTGAGCGAACTGCGCTATCGCGATATGGGACGCGGGCAAAACGTTCTGCTGATCACCGTCGATGGTCTGAACTATTCCCGTTACGAGAAGCAGATGCCTGCGCTGGCCGATTTCGCCAGTAAGAACGTGACGTTCACCCAGCATATGAGTTCCGGCAACACCGCCGATACGGGCATTTTTGGCCTGTTCTATGGGATTTCAGCCGCCTACATGGACGGCGTACTTTCTGCGCGCATTCCTGCAGCGCTCATCACCGGGCTCAATCAGCAGGGTTATCAGTTAGGGCTGTTCTCCTCAGACGGCTTTAACAGCCCCCTTTATCGGCAGGCGCTGTTGTCTGATTTCTCATTGCCCGCCGCAGAAAGTCAGTCGGACGAGCAGACCGCCAGTCAGTGGATAAACTGGCTGCAGCGTTATGCCCAGGAAGATAACCGCTGGTTCTCCTGGGTTGCCTTTAATGGCACCACGCTCGATGACAGCAATCAGAAAGGCTTTGCGCGCCGCTACAGCCGTGCAGCAGGCAATGTTGATGACCAGATTAGCCGCGTGCTTGATGCCTTACGCGAATCCGGCAAGCTCGAAAACACCGTGGTGATCGTGACGGCAGCCCATGGCGTACCGCTGGGTGACGAAGAGAAGAATATGAGCTGGTCGCGACCGAATCTGCATGTTCCGCTGGTGATCCACTGGCCGGGCACCCCCGCCCAACGCATTAACATGCTCACCGAACATAAAGATGTGATGACCACCCTGATGCAACGGCTGCTACACGTTAGTACGCCTGCAAATGAGTATTCGCAAGGGCAGGATCTCTTCAGCGCGACACGCCGCCACAACTGGGTGACGGCAGCGGGTAATGATACGCTTGCAGTGACCACGCCAATGCTGACGCTGGTATTGAACAGCAACGGAAATTATCAGACGTATAACCTGCAGGGTGAGCGGTTGAAAGACCAGAAACCGCAGTTGAGCCTGCTGCTTCAGGTTCTGACGGATGAGAAACGGTTTATCGCTAACTGA